One Ruficoccus amylovorans genomic window carries:
- a CDS encoding TIGR00730 family Rossman fold protein, giving the protein MANICVFCGANAGVAPVFLDAARQLGRLIAQGGHTLVYGGGRTGLMGAAADAALEASGHVIGVIPHMLAEKEIAHHGLTELHLVDTMHERKMTMATLSDGFAVLPGGIGTLEEFSEVFTWAQLGIQLKPCAVLDVDGYYTPLLRFFEAMVEGGFLLREQLEQLIVESRPEPLLERLLSTKPEVFMKWVDTDAEMC; this is encoded by the coding sequence ATGGCCAATATCTGTGTCTTCTGCGGTGCCAATGCCGGTGTAGCTCCCGTTTTTCTCGATGCGGCCCGCCAGCTTGGGCGGTTGATTGCGCAGGGCGGTCATACGTTGGTTTACGGAGGCGGACGCACCGGGCTGATGGGCGCGGCAGCCGACGCCGCCCTGGAGGCTAGTGGGCACGTGATTGGGGTGATCCCGCATATGTTGGCTGAGAAGGAGATCGCCCATCACGGACTGACGGAGCTGCACCTGGTGGACACCATGCACGAGCGCAAGATGACGATGGCCACACTGTCCGACGGCTTTGCCGTGCTTCCGGGCGGCATAGGCACGCTGGAGGAATTTTCGGAGGTCTTCACGTGGGCGCAGCTCGGTATCCAGCTCAAGCCCTGCGCTGTGCTCGATGTGGACGGCTATTATACTCCGTTGCTCAGATTCTTCGAGGCGATGGTGGAGGGGGGCTTTTTACTGCGCGAGCAGCTGGAGCAGCTCATTGTCGAAAGCCGTCCGGAGCCTTTACTGGAGCGGCTTCTGAGCACAAAGCCCGAAGTTTTCATGAAATGGGTGGACACCGACGCGGAAATGTGTTGA
- the rpoC gene encoding DNA-directed RNA polymerase subunit beta': MSTNTSEMREALGLDKDQSFDTVSISVASPETIRNWSRGEVKNPETINYRTFKPEPGGLFCQKIFGPVRDYECACGKYKRIKFKGVVCDRCGVEVTVARVRRERMGHIELAVPVSHIWFLKSMPSRLGLLMDMTARNLERVIYYENYMVIDPGKTPLETKQLLTEQEYIQAQDEYGEDAFVAKMGAEALRDVLQSLNLTAEIDELHEQMHSTRSKQIKKKLAKRLKVIQGFLESDTRPEWMVLDVLPVIPPDLRPLVPLEGGRFATSDLNDLYRRVINRNNRLKNLLQLKTPDVIIHNEKRMLQEAVDALFDNGRHGRAVTGAGNRPLKSLSDMLKGKQGRFRQNLLGKRVDYSGRSVIVIGPELKLNQCGLPKKMALVLFEPFIIRRLKELGFVHTVRGARKMIEKKSPEVWDILEEVTKGHPVMLNRAPTLHRLSIQAFEPVLIEGDAIRLHPLVCTAYNADFDGDQMAVHVPLSVEAIMEAKLLMLAPHNIFSPSSGKPILTPSQDIVLGTYYLTVEPKEKPAEGSRLPLLTSYDEVLLAEATRADYGLHTWISYVNPDYGRDTIFGNKEKKLIRTTVGRVIYSKIWPKQLGFINFPVTKKKLGDLIMNAYRSVGKRDVIPVLDALKELGFKIATRAGISIGIGDMIIPEEKKDIIKIARKKIDEVEGQYRKGIITTGERYNKIIDIWTGATDQIANAVFKSLDENEGRSSINPVYLMMDSGARGNRQQVRQLCGTRGLMAKPSGEIIERPILSSFREGLSVLEYFISTHGARKGLADTALKTADAGYLTRKLCDVAMDVIITDVNDGNRDGIWKHAIYEGDDEIVSLSDRIVGRCPSDDVRNPINPDEIIVASGEIISEAAAAKIEEVGIERVKIMSPLTHMRKNAVPNKAYGLDPSTGKMVKSGTAVGIIAAQSIGEPGTQLTMRTFHIGGIASQVFKNPEIRVRHSGKVKYKGLRMVQTVDGANIVLNKTGMVIIVDEDDKELEEYGIVAGAVLTVDDGGSIEQGSVLAMWDPHNIPILSERAGKIGFRDMIPGVTIKRELDDSTGRIATVVIEHKEDLNPMVEIKDPATGKVLATYTVPTGAQVSVAEGDDIAPGALLAKTPRSASKTQDITGGLPRVAELFEARRPKDATEMAKIDGVVSMGGTVRSKKKLIVTNEETGQEEEHLIPHGKHIIVHVGDVVSKGQHLTEGSADPHEILEILGPNTVQEYLLSEIQKVYRLQGVTINDKHIELIISRMLRKVRVADPGDSDFFWGEQIDKSEFITQNERIIEAGGKPAEGEPILLGITKASLETESFISAASFQETTRVLTDASTLGKVDKLTGFKENVIMGHLIPAGTGLPTYRRLKINTLGVPVDSNPMVERDYGHSEEGEAETPQVG, encoded by the coding sequence ATGAGTACCAACACATCCGAAATGCGCGAAGCCCTCGGGCTCGACAAGGACCAGTCCTTCGACACCGTTTCTATTTCCGTGGCCAGCCCGGAGACCATTCGCAACTGGTCGCGCGGCGAGGTCAAGAACCCGGAAACGATCAACTACCGCACCTTCAAGCCGGAGCCCGGCGGCCTCTTCTGTCAGAAGATCTTCGGGCCGGTGCGCGACTACGAATGCGCCTGCGGCAAGTACAAGCGCATCAAGTTCAAGGGCGTGGTCTGCGACCGCTGCGGCGTCGAAGTCACCGTCGCCCGCGTGCGCCGCGAGCGCATGGGCCACATCGAACTGGCCGTGCCGGTCAGCCACATCTGGTTCCTCAAGAGCATGCCCTCCCGTTTGGGCCTGCTCATGGACATGACCGCCCGCAATCTCGAGCGCGTCATCTACTATGAGAACTACATGGTCATCGATCCGGGCAAGACCCCGCTCGAAACCAAGCAACTGCTGACCGAGCAGGAGTACATCCAGGCTCAGGACGAATACGGCGAAGACGCCTTCGTCGCCAAGATGGGGGCGGAAGCCCTGCGCGACGTGCTGCAGAGCCTGAACCTCACGGCTGAGATTGACGAGCTGCACGAGCAGATGCACAGCACCCGCTCCAAGCAGATCAAGAAGAAGCTGGCCAAGCGCCTGAAGGTCATCCAGGGCTTCCTGGAGTCCGACACCCGCCCCGAGTGGATGGTGCTGGACGTGCTGCCGGTCATTCCGCCGGACCTGCGCCCGCTCGTCCCGCTCGAAGGGGGCCGCTTCGCCACCTCCGACCTGAACGACCTGTACCGCCGCGTCATCAACCGTAACAACCGCCTGAAGAACCTGCTTCAGCTGAAGACGCCGGACGTGATTATCCACAACGAAAAGCGCATGCTGCAGGAAGCGGTTGACGCGCTCTTCGACAATGGCCGTCACGGTCGCGCCGTCACCGGCGCCGGCAACCGCCCGCTCAAGTCCCTCTCGGACATGCTCAAGGGCAAGCAAGGCCGCTTCCGCCAGAACCTGCTCGGCAAACGCGTGGACTACTCGGGCCGTTCGGTTATCGTTATCGGTCCGGAGCTCAAGCTGAACCAGTGTGGTCTTCCCAAGAAGATGGCGCTGGTGCTCTTTGAGCCGTTCATCATCCGCCGCCTCAAGGAACTGGGCTTTGTGCACACCGTCCGCGGCGCGCGCAAGATGATCGAAAAGAAGTCGCCCGAGGTCTGGGACATTCTCGAAGAAGTGACCAAGGGGCACCCGGTTATGCTCAACCGTGCGCCTACGCTTCACCGACTGTCGATCCAGGCTTTCGAGCCGGTCCTGATCGAAGGGGACGCCATCCGTTTGCACCCGCTCGTGTGTACCGCCTACAACGCGGACTTCGACGGCGACCAGATGGCCGTTCACGTGCCGCTCTCGGTCGAGGCGATCATGGAGGCCAAGCTCCTCATGCTGGCCCCGCACAACATCTTCTCGCCCTCCAGCGGTAAGCCGATTCTGACCCCGTCGCAGGACATCGTCCTGGGGACGTACTACCTGACGGTTGAACCTAAGGAAAAGCCCGCCGAAGGCTCGCGCCTGCCGCTGCTGACCAGCTACGACGAAGTCCTGCTGGCCGAGGCTACGCGCGCCGACTACGGCCTGCACACCTGGATCAGCTACGTCAACCCGGACTACGGCCGCGACACGATCTTCGGTAACAAGGAGAAGAAGCTTATCCGCACCACTGTCGGTCGCGTCATTTACAGCAAGATCTGGCCGAAGCAGCTCGGGTTTATCAACTTCCCGGTCACCAAGAAGAAGCTCGGCGATCTCATCATGAACGCCTACCGCAGTGTCGGTAAGCGTGACGTGATCCCCGTGCTCGACGCCCTCAAGGAACTCGGCTTCAAGATCGCGACCCGCGCCGGTATCTCCATCGGTATCGGGGATATGATTATTCCGGAAGAGAAGAAGGATATCATCAAGATCGCCCGGAAGAAGATCGACGAAGTCGAAGGCCAGTACCGCAAGGGTATCATCACCACCGGCGAGCGCTACAACAAGATCATCGACATCTGGACCGGCGCCACCGACCAGATCGCCAACGCGGTGTTCAAGAGCCTAGACGAGAACGAAGGCCGTTCGTCCATCAACCCGGTTTACCTCATGATGGACTCCGGTGCCCGTGGTAACCGCCAGCAGGTTCGCCAGCTCTGCGGTACCCGCGGTCTGATGGCCAAGCCGTCGGGTGAAATTATCGAGCGCCCGATTCTGTCCTCCTTCCGCGAAGGTCTGTCCGTGCTGGAGTACTTCATCTCCACCCACGGTGCCCGTAAGGGTCTGGCCGACACCGCGCTCAAAACCGCGGACGCCGGTTACCTGACCCGTAAGCTCTGTGACGTCGCCATGGACGTGATCATCACGGACGTGAACGACGGCAATCGGGACGGTATCTGGAAGCACGCCATTTATGAAGGGGACGACGAAATCGTCAGCCTCTCCGACCGTATCGTGGGCCGCTGCCCGAGCGACGACGTGCGCAACCCGATCAACCCGGACGAGATTATCGTGGCCTCCGGCGAAATCATCTCGGAAGCTGCCGCTGCCAAGATCGAGGAAGTCGGCATCGAGCGCGTCAAGATCATGTCGCCGCTCACGCACATGCGCAAAAACGCCGTTCCGAACAAGGCTTACGGCCTCGACCCCTCGACGGGTAAGATGGTCAAGTCCGGCACGGCTGTCGGTATCATCGCGGCGCAGTCCATCGGTGAGCCCGGCACGCAGCTGACCATGCGTACCTTCCACATCGGTGGTATTGCCAGCCAGGTCTTTAAAAACCCGGAAATCCGCGTCCGCCACTCCGGTAAGGTCAAGTACAAGGGGCTGCGCATGGTGCAGACCGTTGACGGGGCCAACATCGTCCTGAACAAGACCGGCATGGTCATCATCGTGGACGAGGACGACAAGGAACTGGAAGAGTACGGCATCGTCGCCGGTGCCGTGTTGACCGTCGATGACGGCGGCAGCATCGAGCAGGGTTCCGTCCTGGCCATGTGGGACCCGCACAACATTCCGATTCTGTCCGAACGTGCCGGTAAGATCGGTTTCCGTGACATGATTCCTGGCGTCACCATCAAGCGCGAGCTTGACGACTCCACGGGCCGTATCGCCACCGTCGTCATCGAGCACAAGGAAGACCTGAACCCGATGGTCGAGATCAAGGACCCGGCTACCGGCAAGGTGCTCGCCACCTACACGGTTCCGACCGGGGCGCAGGTTTCGGTCGCCGAGGGCGACGACATCGCTCCCGGTGCCCTGCTGGCCAAGACCCCGCGTTCGGCGTCCAAGACGCAGGACATTACCGGTGGTCTGCCGCGTGTGGCCGAGCTGTTTGAAGCCCGCCGCCCGAAGGACGCCACCGAAATGGCGAAGATCGACGGGGTGGTTTCGATGGGCGGCACCGTCCGCAGCAAGAAAAAGCTGATCGTCACCAACGAGGAAACCGGCCAGGAAGAGGAACACCTCATCCCGCACGGCAAGCACATCATCGTCCACGTGGGCGACGTTGTCAGCAAGGGCCAGCACCTGACTGAAGGCTCCGCCGACCCGCACGAGATCCTTGAGATCCTCGGGCCGAACACGGTCCAGGAGTACCTCCTGTCGGAAATTCAGAAGGTCTACCGCCTGCAGGGGGTGACCATTAACGACAAGCACATCGAGTTGATCATCTCGCGCATGCTGCGCAAGGTGCGGGTGGCCGATCCGGGCGACTCGGATTTCTTCTGGGGCGAACAGATCGACAAGTCCGAGTTCATCACTCAGAACGAGCGCATCATCGAAGCCGGTGGTAAGCCCGCCGAGGGTGAGCCGATCCTGCTCGGCATCACCAAGGCCTCGCTCGAAACCGAGTCGTTCATCTCCGCCGCGTCCTTCCAGGAAACGACCCGCGTCCTCACCGACGCCTCGACCCTGGGCAAGGTGGACAAGCTGACCGGCTTCAAGGAAAACGTCATCATGGGTCACCTGATCCCGGCCGGTACAGGTCTGCCGACCTACCGCCGCCTGAAAATCAACACCTTGGGCGTCCCGGTGGACTCGAACCCGATGGTCGAGCGCGACTACGGTCACAGCGAAGAAGGCGAAGCCGAAACTCCCCAGGTCGGTTAA
- the rplA gene encoding 50S ribosomal protein L1, with translation MMSKVSKRMQSAQSAGNLKAAHGLQDAIELLQKMPAAKFDETVEIYARLAVNPKQSDQMVRGTVSLPNGSGKKVTVAVFTENAQAALDAGAEYAGMDDLIAKVSEGWMDFDVALATPSAMKEVRKIARVLGPRGLMPNPKSGTVTDDIATGIQEVKAGRVEYKMDKTANLAVVVGKRSFSAQQLLENATTALDCIAKARPESFKGGAFIKSITISSTMSPGVKIDTKTLSLN, from the coding sequence ATGATGAGCAAAGTCAGCAAACGCATGCAATCCGCGCAGAGTGCCGGAAATCTCAAGGCCGCGCATGGTCTTCAGGATGCCATTGAGCTCCTGCAGAAAATGCCCGCCGCCAAGTTCGACGAGACCGTGGAAATTTACGCCCGCCTCGCCGTCAACCCGAAGCAGTCCGACCAGATGGTCCGCGGCACCGTTTCCCTGCCCAATGGCAGCGGTAAGAAGGTGACCGTCGCCGTCTTCACCGAAAACGCCCAGGCCGCTCTCGACGCCGGTGCCGAATACGCCGGTATGGACGACCTGATCGCCAAGGTCAGTGAAGGCTGGATGGACTTCGACGTCGCCCTGGCCACTCCTTCTGCCATGAAGGAAGTGCGCAAAATCGCTCGTGTGCTCGGCCCGCGCGGCCTCATGCCGAACCCGAAGTCCGGCACCGTGACCGACGACATCGCCACTGGCATTCAGGAAGTCAAGGCCGGTCGCGTCGAGTACAAGATGGACAAGACCGCCAACCTCGCCGTTGTCGTTGGCAAGCGCTCCTTCAGCGCCCAGCAGCTGCTCGAAAACGCCACCACGGCGCTCGACTGCATCGCCAAGGCCCGTCCGGAGTCGTTCAAGGGCGGCGCGTTCATCAAGAGCATCACCATCAGCTCGACCATGAGCCCCGGCGTCAAGATCGACACGAAAACCCTCAGCCTCAACTAA
- the rpoB gene encoding DNA-directed RNA polymerase subunit beta, which yields MIDRKNFGKLKEVISPPNLIENQIVSFQEFLQLDTPASQRKPIGLEAVFREVFPIQSYDERCALEYVSYNAVPSKMTEMQAIREGVTYSVSLYVKLRLREEDVIKDEEIYMGELPMVTERGSFIINGAERVIVSQLHRSPGICFEEAAHTSGKMLHSFRIIPDRGTWLEVQFDQNDLLYVYLDRRRRRRKFLITTLLRAMGYSTDFDILNLFYTLEDLDIKKALKMEDVSRLVLVEDIVDAERGVVLARSFEPLTKTIIRAFEKAGLNEVKVIDTTVDDGAIIRSLKKDPTRNEEEALRDIYKRLRPGEPPTVANAKALLKRLFQDPKRYDLGRVGRYKINQKLHLSTDLEERTINVEDITEATRYLCRLKQGDGIIDDIDHLGSRRVRTVGELLANQCRIGLARTERLVKERMTLYDQSVDSITPQKLINPKALSTVIRDFFARSQLSQFMDQINPLAELTHKRRLSALGPGGLNRERAGFEVRDVHTSHYGRICPIETPEGPNIGLINSLSTYARINEFGFIETPYRTVEDGKVSQDVVYLTADQEENHVIAQANSIIDEKTSKLTGRVTVRRLDEVYEAEPSDVDYMDVSPKQLVSVAAGLIPFLEHDDANRALMGSNMQRQGAPLLQTEAPFVGTGIEARVAADSRTVILSDIDGVVATADAKRIIVTEDGSLPSRLPTKSDPKKGIYLYELRKFLRSNAATCFNQKPIVKKGQKVKKGEVLADGASTDQGDLAIGRNALVAFMPWNGYNFEDAILISEKLIHEDVFTSIHIEEFEVTARDTKLGPEEITRDIPNVGDEALKNLNRDGVIRVGAEVKPGDILVGKITPKSETELAPEEKLLRAIFGEKAADVKDTSLVVPSGCAGIVMDVKVSSRVDREKEKLSPSDRRRQQKKINEEFRTQADKLREDLTEALSNILLGEKIPLDVINGETNEVIIPANRKITKTLLRRLAAVSRNISIDPSPVRIKIMEIVDNYQKKFDELDNERERKVESIELGDGGEAGVVKNVKVYIAAKRKIQVGDKMAGRHGNKGVVAKIVPEEDMPYLADGTPIQICLNPLGVPSRMNVGQILETHLGWACDKLGIHVATPIFDGIPEARVRGYLKEAGLPESGKAQLYDGRTGDPFDQEVVVGRMYMLKLNHLVADKIHARAVGPYSLITQQPLGGKAQYGGQRFGEMEVWALEAYGAAYTLQELLTVKSDDVQGRTKIYEQLVKGDNTLSAGTPQSFNVLMKEMQSLCLDVRLGEEDALGFKPAVQAN from the coding sequence ATGATTGACCGTAAAAACTTCGGCAAACTCAAGGAGGTTATCAGCCCTCCCAATCTGATCGAAAACCAGATCGTTTCGTTCCAGGAATTTCTCCAACTGGACACGCCTGCCAGCCAACGCAAGCCCATCGGCCTCGAAGCCGTCTTTCGCGAAGTCTTCCCGATCCAGAGCTATGACGAGCGTTGCGCGCTGGAGTATGTTTCCTACAACGCCGTGCCCTCCAAGATGACGGAGATGCAGGCCATCCGCGAAGGGGTGACCTATTCGGTCTCGCTCTACGTGAAGCTGCGCCTGCGCGAAGAGGATGTCATCAAAGACGAAGAAATTTACATGGGTGAGCTGCCCATGGTGACCGAGCGCGGCTCGTTCATCATCAACGGCGCCGAGCGCGTCATCGTCTCCCAGTTGCACCGTTCGCCGGGCATCTGCTTCGAGGAGGCCGCCCACACTTCGGGCAAGATGCTGCACTCCTTCCGCATCATCCCCGACCGCGGCACCTGGCTCGAAGTGCAGTTCGACCAGAACGACCTGCTCTACGTTTACCTGGACCGCCGCCGTCGCCGCCGCAAGTTCCTCATCACGACGCTCCTGCGCGCGATGGGCTACAGCACGGACTTCGACATCCTCAACCTTTTCTACACCCTCGAAGACCTCGACATCAAGAAGGCGCTCAAGATGGAGGACGTCTCCCGCCTGGTGCTCGTCGAGGACATCGTGGACGCCGAGCGTGGCGTCGTGTTGGCGCGCTCCTTCGAGCCGCTGACCAAGACCATCATCCGCGCCTTCGAAAAGGCCGGGCTGAACGAGGTCAAGGTCATCGACACGACGGTTGACGACGGTGCCATCATCCGCTCGCTCAAGAAGGACCCGACCCGCAACGAGGAGGAAGCCCTTCGCGACATTTACAAGCGCCTCCGCCCCGGCGAGCCGCCGACGGTGGCCAACGCCAAGGCCCTCCTGAAGCGCCTGTTCCAGGACCCGAAGCGCTACGACCTCGGCCGCGTCGGTCGCTACAAGATCAACCAGAAGCTCCACCTGAGCACCGATCTGGAAGAGCGCACGATCAACGTCGAGGACATCACGGAAGCCACCCGCTACCTTTGCCGCCTCAAGCAGGGCGACGGCATCATCGACGACATCGACCACCTTGGTTCGCGCCGTGTGCGTACGGTCGGCGAGTTGCTGGCCAACCAGTGCCGCATCGGCCTGGCCCGCACCGAGCGTCTTGTTAAAGAGCGCATGACCCTGTACGATCAGAGCGTTGACTCGATCACGCCGCAGAAGCTGATCAACCCGAAGGCGCTCTCCACGGTTATCCGCGACTTCTTTGCCCGCAGCCAGCTCTCCCAGTTCATGGACCAGATCAATCCGCTGGCCGAGCTGACCCACAAGCGCCGTCTTTCCGCCCTCGGACCCGGCGGTTTGAACCGTGAACGCGCCGGCTTCGAAGTCCGCGACGTTCACACCTCGCACTACGGCCGGATTTGCCCGATTGAAACGCCGGAAGGCCCGAACATCGGTCTGATCAACTCGCTTTCCACCTACGCGCGGATCAACGAGTTCGGCTTCATTGAGACGCCGTACCGTACCGTCGAAGATGGCAAGGTCAGCCAGGACGTTGTTTACCTGACCGCCGATCAGGAGGAAAACCACGTCATCGCGCAGGCCAACTCCATCATCGACGAGAAGACCAGCAAGCTGACCGGTCGCGTCACCGTTCGCCGCCTCGACGAAGTGTACGAAGCCGAGCCGAGCGACGTTGACTACATGGACGTGTCGCCCAAGCAGCTCGTTTCCGTGGCTGCCGGCCTGATCCCGTTCCTGGAGCACGACGACGCCAACCGCGCGCTCATGGGCTCGAACATGCAACGCCAGGGTGCTCCGCTCCTCCAGACCGAAGCCCCCTTCGTGGGCACCGGTATCGAGGCCCGTGTAGCCGCCGACTCCCGCACCGTTATCCTGAGCGATATCGACGGGGTAGTCGCCACCGCCGACGCCAAGCGCATCATCGTGACCGAAGACGGCAGCCTGCCTTCGCGCCTGCCGACCAAGTCCGATCCCAAGAAGGGCATCTACCTTTACGAACTGCGCAAGTTCCTCCGCTCGAACGCCGCCACTTGCTTTAACCAGAAGCCCATCGTCAAGAAGGGCCAGAAGGTCAAGAAGGGCGAAGTGCTGGCCGACGGCGCTTCCACCGACCAGGGCGACCTCGCCATTGGCCGCAACGCGCTCGTAGCCTTCATGCCGTGGAACGGTTACAACTTCGAAGACGCTATCCTGATCAGCGAAAAGCTCATCCACGAGGACGTCTTCACTTCGATCCACATCGAAGAGTTCGAAGTGACCGCCCGCGACACCAAGCTCGGGCCGGAAGAAATCACCCGTGACATCCCGAATGTCGGTGACGAGGCCCTCAAGAACCTCAACCGTGACGGTGTCATCCGCGTCGGTGCCGAGGTCAAGCCGGGCGACATCCTCGTCGGCAAGATCACGCCGAAGTCTGAAACCGAACTGGCCCCGGAAGAAAAGCTCCTGCGTGCCATCTTCGGTGAAAAGGCTGCCGACGTGAAGGACACCTCGCTCGTCGTGCCCTCCGGCTGCGCCGGTATCGTCATGGACGTGAAGGTTTCCAGCCGTGTGGATCGCGAAAAGGAGAAGCTCTCTCCCTCCGACCGCCGCCGCCAGCAGAAGAAGATCAACGAGGAATTCCGCACTCAGGCCGACAAGCTCCGCGAAGACCTGACCGAGGCTCTCTCGAACATCCTGCTCGGGGAAAAAATTCCGCTGGACGTCATCAACGGCGAGACCAACGAGGTCATCATCCCGGCCAACCGCAAGATCACCAAGACCCTGCTGCGCCGCCTGGCCGCCGTTTCGCGCAACATCTCCATCGATCCGTCTCCGGTTCGGATCAAGATCATGGAGATCGTTGACAACTACCAGAAGAAGTTCGACGAGCTGGACAACGAGCGCGAGCGCAAGGTCGAGAGCATCGAGCTTGGCGACGGAGGCGAAGCCGGCGTGGTCAAGAACGTCAAGGTTTACATCGCCGCCAAGCGCAAGATCCAGGTCGGTGACAAGATGGCCGGTCGCCACGGGAACAAGGGCGTTGTCGCCAAGATCGTTCCCGAGGAAGACATGCCGTACCTCGCCGACGGTACCCCGATTCAGATTTGCCTGAATCCGCTGGGTGTGCCTTCGCGTATGAACGTCGGGCAGATTCTTGAGACCCACCTCGGCTGGGCCTGTGACAAGCTCGGCATCCACGTAGCCACTCCGATCTTCGACGGTATCCCGGAAGCCCGCGTGCGCGGTTACCTGAAGGAAGCCGGCCTGCCGGAATCCGGCAAGGCCCAGCTCTACGATGGTCGCACCGGCGATCCCTTCGACCAGGAGGTCGTGGTTGGCCGCATGTACATGCTCAAGCTCAACCACCTTGTGGCGGACAAGATCCACGCCCGTGCGGTCGGCCCGTACAGCCTCATCACCCAGCAGCCGCTCGGGGGTAAGGCTCAATACGGTGGCCAGCGCTTCGGGGAAATGGAAGTGTGGGCGCTGGAAGCCTATGGCGCCGCCTACACCCTGCAGGAACTGCTCACCGTCAAGTCCGACGACGTGCAGGGCCGCACCAAGATCTACGAGCAACTGGTCAAGGGCGACAACACGCTCTCGGCGGGAACGCCGCAGTCGTTCAACGTTTTGATGAAGGAAATGCAGAGCCTGTGCCTGGACGTGCGTCTGGGTGAAGAGGACGCTCTGGGCTTCAAACCCGCCGTCCAGGCTAACTAA
- the rplL gene encoding 50S ribosomal protein L7/L12, with protein MSDITKDQVIEWLSGQSVLEIAGLVKDLEEKWGVSAAAPVAVAAGPVAAEAAAPAEEKTEFDVILKAAGGNKIAVIKEVRGITGLGLKEAKELVEGAPKPIKEGVSKEEAADLEKKLKDAGAEVEVK; from the coding sequence ATGAGCGACATCACCAAGGATCAAGTCATCGAATGGCTCTCGGGCCAGTCCGTTCTCGAAATCGCCGGCCTCGTCAAGGACCTGGAAGAAAAGTGGGGCGTCAGCGCCGCTGCTCCGGTTGCCGTTGCTGCTGGCCCCGTGGCCGCTGAAGCGGCTGCTCCCGCCGAGGAAAAGACCGAATTCGACGTTATTCTGAAGGCTGCCGGCGGCAACAAGATCGCCGTCATTAAGGAAGTCCGCGGCATCACCGGCCTGGGCCTCAAGGAAGCCAAGGAACTGGTCGAAGGTGCTCCCAAGCCGATCAAGGAAGGCGTCTCCAAGGAAGAGGCTGCTGATCTTGAAAAGAAGCTCAAGGACGCCGGCGCCGAAGTCGAAGTTAAGTAA
- the rplJ gene encoding 50S ribosomal protein L10: MRPEKQFLVDEVNTHLDKSEYVFLTDFSRLNVEDTAQLRGLLAAKDAEFHVVKNNIFKVASRARELPVDESVLNGQTAIVVGGPNPSEVAKVLFKFFKDKEKVDIKTGILGDKALTRDDVEALSKLPSLEALRSQLLGLFTQPGTQMVRVLIAGPQDFVNVLQAKVRAEGGEA; the protein is encoded by the coding sequence ATGAGACCCGAAAAACAGTTTCTCGTCGATGAGGTGAACACTCACCTCGACAAGTCGGAGTACGTCTTCCTGACGGACTTCAGCCGACTGAACGTGGAAGACACGGCCCAGCTTCGCGGCCTCCTGGCTGCCAAGGACGCCGAGTTCCACGTCGTCAAAAACAACATCTTCAAGGTCGCTTCCCGTGCCCGCGAACTGCCGGTGGACGAGTCCGTCCTCAACGGCCAGACCGCGATCGTGGTTGGCGGGCCGAACCCCTCCGAGGTCGCCAAGGTCCTCTTCAAGTTCTTCAAGGACAAGGAGAAGGTCGATATCAAGACTGGTATCCTCGGGGACAAGGCCCTCACCCGCGACGACGTCGAAGCCCTTTCCAAGCTCCCGAGCCTGGAAGCCCTCCGCAGCCAGCTGCTCGGCCTGTTCACGCAGCCCGGTACTCAGATGGTGCGCGTGCTGATTGCCGGTCCGCAGGACTTTGTCAATGTCCTGCAGGCCAAGGTCCGCGCCGAAGGAGGCGAAGCTTAA
- the rpsL gene encoding 30S ribosomal protein S12, translated as MPTINQLVRKPRVLQKAKTKSPALVSNPFRRGVCVQVMTRTPKKPNSAIRKVAKVRLTSGYEVIAYIPDEGHNLQEHSVVLVRGGRVKDLPGVRYHIVRGTLDTQGVEKRRRSRSKYGVKRPKEKK; from the coding sequence ATGCCAACTATCAACCAACTCGTCCGGAAACCCCGGGTGCTGCAGAAGGCCAAGACCAAGTCTCCGGCCCTGGTCAGCAACCCGTTTCGTCGCGGTGTGTGCGTGCAGGTCATGACCCGTACGCCCAAGAAGCCGAACTCCGCTATCCGTAAGGTGGCCAAGGTTCGCCTGACCAGCGGTTATGAAGTGATCGCTTACATCCCGGATGAAGGGCACAACCTCCAGGAGCACAGCGTTGTGCTCGTTCGTGGTGGTCGTGTGAAGGACCTTCCCGGCGTCCGCTACCACATTGTCCGCGGCACCCTCGACACCCAGGGCGTTGAAAAGCGCCGTCGCAGCCGTTCCAAGTACGGGGTCAAGCGCCCGAAGGAAAAAAAGTAA